In Planctomonas sp. JC2975, the genomic stretch TTCCAGCCTCCCGATTCACACGCGCAGCGGTGAGGATCGCGGGGGTTCGGGTCGCTTGCGGACACTATGAGGACCCATGTCAAGTCCGGAAGCTGGTAGCGCGGCCCGGGATGGCCACTGGCCGATCCGCGAACGCCGTACTGTTCCGAAGGTGAACGGGTCCAATCATCGATTATTGCACGGTTCGGACGCCGGCCACGCAGTGCCGCTCAATGGCGGCTCCGGTTCCACCGTGCAACTACTGCAACCCAGAGCGGACCCACTTCTATTCCCTCGTCGTCGAGAAGGCGCTTGCGGGTCCGCTTGCGTGCGCCGACGAGGAAGATCACTCCGACACCAACGACCAGGTATTGCACGGTGAACGCGATCTTGAACCCGTCGACCGTGTAGAGGCCGGTGGATGCCAGATGGCTGTGCCAGTCGAGCAGAACGCCCATCAGGTAGATCATCAGGAAGCTCGCAGCGAATCCTCCGACATTGACGAAACCGTTCGCGGATCCGAGCGCGTGCATCGGGTTCGATGTGCGCGCGAAGTCGAATCCGATCAACGAGCCGGGACCTCCCGCTCCGATCACCACGAGCAGGAGCACGACGAGCCACACCGGCGGCGATCCCGGCCAGAGGAGCATCAACGTCCAGACGACGGCCATCGCGATCACGATCGTGAGCACGATGTTGCTCCTGCGCAGGGGGAACCGTGCCGTGAGGATGCCGAGCAGGGGCCCGACCACCAGCGCGGCGCCGACGATGATCGTCAGCATCCAGGACGCCTCAGTCGGGCTGTAGCCCAGCGCGAACACCATGAACGGGAATCCCCACATCAAGGCGAACATGGTGCCGGAGGACTGCGTGACGAAGTGGGACCAGAACCCCAGCTGGGTGCCGGGGCGCACGATTGCGATGCCGAGCTGACGGAACGACTGACGCCAGGTCGCGGGCCGCTCCCCCTCGTCCGAGCCTTCTGGACCGTTGCGCACCGCCACCAGGATCGCGACGAAGGCGACGATGGCGACGCCGGCCGCCGAGAGGAACGCCACGGTCCATCCCGACTGGTGCAGCAGAAGCGCGAACGGCACGGCCGAGAGCACCTGGCCGAGCTGGCCGATGTTGCCAACCCACTGCGACAGCTGAGGCACTTGGCGCCCGGAGAACCACGAGTTCACCAAGCGGATGAGCGAGGTGAAGATCATCGCGTCGCCTGCGCCCACCAGGATGCGGCCGAGCACGGCGATGCCGATGACGCTCGAGAACGCGACGGTCGTCTGTCCGACGGCCATCAGCGCCGTGCCGGTCAGCATGAGGGCGCGTGGTCCGACGCGGTCGATGAGCACCCCGACCGGGATCTGCATGCCGGCGTAGACGACAAGCTGGAGCACCGCGAGGGTGGACAGCAGCGAGGCCGTCGAGTGGAAGCGTTCGGTTGCGGACACGCCGGCGACGCCGATGGTCGATCGCTCCATCACGGCGACGAGGTATCCGAACACGCCCGCGGTGAAGATCAGCCACGAACGTACGGAATTCACTCCTCTACGTTACGTGCGGATTCCAGGGGTCCCCGACGCCTCGTCCCCACAGCTTTCGGCGTGCACTCGCCGTCGCGGCACAGAGCCGCCGCCGGATGCGCCTGTGCCTATCGGCCGGACGCGTCCTCGTCGCCCTTGCGGCGATAGGCCAGGAAGTTCTCGAGCTCCGCTGCGATCTCGTCGGCCGACGGCAACGCCCCATCGAGGTGGGTCAGCGGCGACTTCACGGGGCTGTCCTGCATGTATGCATCGTGACGCTGTTCGAGTGCGCCAACGAGGCGTTCGAGCTCCGGATTGCCCGCGACCTGCTCGTCGATGTTCGCGATGAACTCGCGGTCCTCTTCGCGCAGCTTGTCCGTCGGGAAGATCAGACCCGTCACCGTGCTGATGCTCTCGATCGCGGTCACCGCCGCAGCCGGGTACTCGGTGTCTCCCAGGTAATGGGGAACGAGCAGCACGAATCCGATGGTGGAGGCGCCGACCTCCTGCAGGCGGTACTCCACGAGATGCATCGCCGTCGCGGGCGCCTGAGTGGTGGGACGCCACACCGACATCGAGTCGGCGAGGCCGTCGCGGTTGCCGCTCACGGTGACGCCGATCGGCCGTGTGTGCGGCACGGGCATCGGGATGCTGTGCACCCAGATCGTGGACCGCACCTTGAGCAGGGACACCAGGTCGAGAACAGCGGTCGAGAACCGCTCCCACTGGAAGTCGGGCTCGTATCCGGTGAGCAGGAGGAACTGCTGCCCGAGCTCGTCGCGCATCAGATAGAGGCTCAGCTGGGCGGGACGGTAGTCGGTGAGGTGGTCCTGATCGAACGTGATGATCGGACGCCGCGCGCGGTAGTCGAGCAGCGCATCCGAGTCGAACCGAACGATCTCCTCGTTGTCCATCGTCTCCAGCAGATACGTGCTCAACTGCGAGACGGCTGCGCCTGCGTCGGCGAATCCGGTCAGACCAGCGACGAGGTACAGGCCGGTCGGCACACCGTCCAGTGCCGACCGAACGTCGTAGAGCTCGCGAGGATCCTGCATGAAAACCATGCTAGCCAGCGGTCCCCGGCGCTCTGGGAGGCTGGAGCAAGCCCTCAGCGAACAGCCCGTGCGCCGTAGCATCCTCGATATGGCTTCTCCCTCTCTTGCCCTCGCCTCCACTCGTCCCGACCCGGCGTCTGGCGACGTCCTCGTTCTCTTCGTGCGCTCAGGAAGCGATGCGCCGACCGTGCTCGGCCGTGATGTCGCGACTGATCTGCTCGCGCAGGTGAAGTCGACGGGAGCTGCTGACCAGGTGATCCGGATGCCCGCCGGCGTCGTCGACGACCTGCCCGTCGTGCTCGCCGGCGTCGGACCGGCCGCCACCACCGCGGCGCTCCGAGCGGCGGCGGGTGCCGCGGCACGCTCGGCAGCAGGAGACGGACGCCTCATCCTCGATCCCAGTGCGGAGACGGATGCGCAGCTCACGGCGGTTCTGGAAGGCGCCGCCATCGGTGCATACGCCTTTCACGGTCGTTCGAAGCGCGGTGGCGATCGAGCCCCTGTCGCCGAAATCGTCGTTATCGGTTCGTCGGACGCCGCCGTGCAACTCGTCGACCGCGCACGAGTGCTTGCGGACGCCGTCTTCCTCACGCGCGATCTCGCGAACACCCCGCCGTCGGAGCAGGGACCGCAGGACCTCGCGGAAGCGGCCGTCGCCGCGGCCGCCGACCTCCCCATTGCGGTGACGGTCTGGGACGAAGAGGCGCTGGCGGCCGATGGATTCGGCGGAATACTGGGCGTCGGCAGCGGATCCGCTCGCCCGCCGAGGCTGGTCCGCCTGGACTACGCGCCTGCCGAAGCCGGTGCTCATGTCGCGCTCGTCGGCAAGGGCATCACGTTCGACTCCGGCGGCCTCTCGCTCAAGCCGCCGGTGTCGATGGTCGGCATGAAATACGACATGGTGGGTGCGGCATCCGTTCTCGCGGCCGTCGTGGCCATCGCCCGTCTGGGCCTTCCCGTGCACGTCACCGGATGGATGTGCATCGCCGAGAACCTGCCCTCCGGTTCCGCCATCCGTCCGAACGACGTGCTCACGATCAAGGGCGGCACACGCGTCGAGGTCCTGAACACCGACGCGGAGGGACGGCTCGTGCTGGCTGACGGGCTGCAGGCGGCGTCGGACGAGCATCCGGACGTCGTGATCGACATCGCGACGCTCACCGGAGCCCAGATCGTCGCACTGGGCACGAGGTATTCAGCCGTCATGGGCGACGACGAGGTGGTGACCCGCATCAGGGACGCCGCCGCACGCGCCGACGAGCTCGTCTGGCCGATGCCGCTGCCTGCGGAGCTGCGCGCCACACTGGCATCCGAGGTCGCCGACCTCACGAACGCCACGCCGGGCAACACGGCGGGAGGGATGCTTTTGGCCGGCGTCTTTCTGCGCGAGTTCGTGGGCAAGGCATCCGACGACGCTGGCGCAGGAACCGTGCCGTGGGCGCACTTGGACATCGCCGGATCCGCACAGAACTTCGGATCACCGCACGGCTACACGCCGAAGGGGGCGACCGGAGTTCTGGTGCGAACGCTGGTCGCCGTGGCCGAGGACTTCATAGCCCAGTAGTAGGGTCGTATGGGCAGGAATCGCCTGCCGACTGACGGCCGCCTGCAGCCGAAGACCGATCGCTCGCAGACGGTGACGTCCACCATCCCGACCCGAGGAGTGAATGGGTGTCTGAGCAGAACTTCGACATCGTGGTTCTGGGCGGCGGGAGCGGAGGCTACGCAGCGGCATTGCGCGCAAGCGAGCTCGGCTTCTCTGTTGCCCTTATCGAGAAGGACAAGGTCGGAGGGACCTGCCTGCATCGCGGATGCATCCCGACGAAGGCGCTCCTGCATGCAGCCGAAGTCGCCGACTACTCGCGCGAATCGTCGAAGTTCGGCGTGACCACCTCGTTCGAGGGCATCGACATCGCCGGAGT encodes the following:
- a CDS encoding PAC2 family protein; the encoded protein is MQDPRELYDVRSALDGVPTGLYLVAGLTGFADAGAAVSQLSTYLLETMDNEEIVRFDSDALLDYRARRPIITFDQDHLTDYRPAQLSLYLMRDELGQQFLLLTGYEPDFQWERFSTAVLDLVSLLKVRSTIWVHSIPMPVPHTRPIGVTVSGNRDGLADSMSVWRPTTQAPATAMHLVEYRLQEVGASTIGFVLLVPHYLGDTEYPAAAVTAIESISTVTGLIFPTDKLREEDREFIANIDEQVAGNPELERLVGALEQRHDAYMQDSPVKSPLTHLDGALPSADEIAAELENFLAYRRKGDEDASGR
- a CDS encoding MFS transporter, translated to MNSVRSWLIFTAGVFGYLVAVMERSTIGVAGVSATERFHSTASLLSTLAVLQLVVYAGMQIPVGVLIDRVGPRALMLTGTALMAVGQTTVAFSSVIGIAVLGRILVGAGDAMIFTSLIRLVNSWFSGRQVPQLSQWVGNIGQLGQVLSAVPFALLLHQSGWTVAFLSAAGVAIVAFVAILVAVRNGPEGSDEGERPATWRQSFRQLGIAIVRPGTQLGFWSHFVTQSSGTMFALMWGFPFMVFALGYSPTEASWMLTIIVGAALVVGPLLGILTARFPLRRSNIVLTIVIAMAVVWTLMLLWPGSPPVWLVVLLLVVIGAGGPGSLIGFDFARTSNPMHALGSANGFVNVGGFAASFLMIYLMGVLLDWHSHLASTGLYTVDGFKIAFTVQYLVVGVGVIFLVGARKRTRKRLLDDEGIEVGPLWVAVVARWNRSRH
- a CDS encoding leucyl aminopeptidase, which codes for MASPSLALASTRPDPASGDVLVLFVRSGSDAPTVLGRDVATDLLAQVKSTGAADQVIRMPAGVVDDLPVVLAGVGPAATTAALRAAAGAAARSAAGDGRLILDPSAETDAQLTAVLEGAAIGAYAFHGRSKRGGDRAPVAEIVVIGSSDAAVQLVDRARVLADAVFLTRDLANTPPSEQGPQDLAEAAVAAAADLPIAVTVWDEEALAADGFGGILGVGSGSARPPRLVRLDYAPAEAGAHVALVGKGITFDSGGLSLKPPVSMVGMKYDMVGAASVLAAVVAIARLGLPVHVTGWMCIAENLPSGSAIRPNDVLTIKGGTRVEVLNTDAEGRLVLADGLQAASDEHPDVVIDIATLTGAQIVALGTRYSAVMGDDEVVTRIRDAAARADELVWPMPLPAELRATLASEVADLTNATPGNTAGGMLLAGVFLREFVGKASDDAGAGTVPWAHLDIAGSAQNFGSPHGYTPKGATGVLVRTLVAVAEDFIAQ